ATTCAGGAATGAATAACGATCGGAATCGTCGGCAGAAGGGTCCCAGATGGGAATCGGGGACCAGCGGGTCACAGCCCCGCCAAGTCGCATCGACCAAGCACGGCGCCGACCTGCCGAGTGCCTAACGAAACGAACCCAACGCCGCAAGCGATGACCTCCTGCCCGGGCGCAACCCCTTCTCCGTCCCCTCCGGCCGACCGCTGATCCTCGGCTGGCGACATGGCCAGACCGCAAGAGATCCCGAAGCGACCCCCGCGCGCCAAAAGCCGGACACCGACCGCCGACCACCCCCCGCGCCAAACGAACCCAACCGAGATCTTAAGTCGTTATCGATTAAACACTTAAGGAAAACCGTGGCCGATTTCCCGTCATCCGTTCCACCCCGAACGCCTCGCCCAACCTCCCAACCCCGTCCACGTCCTTGGCCGAAAGGGTACACTGCATCGAGCACATCATTTGTCTACTGTTTTCCAAGGTGGCCGATGAGCGGGGCGTCGAGCTGCCGAAGAGCTGCAACTGGCCCAGCCTGACGGACCGCACCTTCTCCGACGCGATCACCGCCGTACGCCGCTGGTTGTGGACCGATTGGGTTTTTGCAGCCCACGGGAATCACCGGGTCTTTTCGAAACTATCCCGGCCGATCAAGGCCATGCTGATGTACGCTCTTGCCCCGGCCGCGTAGAGGCTGGAAAAAGGGCAAAAGTCGAGCTGAGACCTTCCTTTACAATACGTTCCAGACGTTTGAATAGTCCTCAGCCGAGCGTCGGATGATTCCAAGGCCAAAACGTCGCGACTCGTAACATCGAACCTGACGGAAGCTTCGCACCCGCACCCCAAAGACGACCGCGAGAAGCCCACGCATTGCACTGCATCGGCCCTCGGCGCCAACAAAGGAGGCCTATCATCAAACCCCGCTCTTCTGGTTGGATTGGTGGCTCGGGCATTTCGTGCTAAACTGGCCGATGCAGGCAGGAAAGTCCCGCCGGCTTCTGAGAGGCGTTTAAGAAGAGCCAGGGCCGCGGCCGCATTCTGGTATCTCACAGAGGATCGGCGGGCACGTCTCGGGAGTCAGTCGGGCAACGAGAGCCGGCCCTCGGCGGCAAGGACGAAGAGTACTTGCCCCAGCGCGGCGCGCAGACACAGGTTCCTATTCATTTCATTACCTGAGTCTGCTTGCGCACCGTCGGCCCTGTTGAACGTCAGATTGCAGCCGACGCACACTCGCGCGCAGCCTGACTGGGGCCTTTCACCGAAGCAGGGAGGTCCAGGGTAATGCGGACCGCTTTGTCCACTCCAGTGCCTGGTTCATGTGAGACCATGATGGGGGCAAGCCGTCGCAGAGCCGCATCCACTCTGATCGAGGTTCTGGTGGTTGTCGCAATCATTGCTTTGTTGATGGCCATTCTGGTCCCGTCGCTCATCAGGGCCCGCCGTCTGGCACAGGGAACGGTCTGCAGGACGCATATCAAGCAGTTGGCCACAGCCGTACACGTCTATGCGGCCGCCAATGGTCGCCTGCCTGGCACAAATACTGTTTGGGGGGTCTCCTATCAGGCTTCGTCCAGACCCCCGAACCCGGCCGGACGCCGCTGGCCGAACTGGCGATCCGGCGATTCCTGGCTCGGTCTGCTCTGCCCGCCTGACCATGCCTGGGACGTTAATGAGCAACAGGCCTTGTAGGTCCACGTTGCAGCCACAGTGCCTCGACAAGGTTCGCTGTGGCGATGCGTAAACGACGAGCAGGTCTACTTGTGTCCCACGGACTTGAAAGGCATGCCCGACGCAGAGAATCCTGCCGGCGGCGGGGGCAACGGCCGATTCAGCTACACGATGAACGGCATCCTCGGCTTCAAGGCTGTCGAGCAGATTCAGGAGTCCACGTACGTGACCGATTTCCAGGTGATGGAAGGGGCGATGATTACGCCGATCCAAATGATTCCGGTCGGGACGAGGATCACCTGGAGCCCCGCCGTAATGACCATGCTTATCGAGGAGCACCCG
Above is a window of Phycisphaerae bacterium DNA encoding:
- a CDS encoding prepilin-type N-terminal cleavage/methylation domain-containing protein, yielding MRTALSTPVPGSCETMMGASRRRAASTLIEVLVVVAIIALLMAILVPSLIRARRLAQGTVCRTHIKQLATAVHVYAAANGRLPGTNTVWGVSYQASSRPPNPAGRRWPNWRSGDSWLGLLCPPDHAWDVNEQQAL